One Oceanithermus desulfurans DNA segment encodes these proteins:
- the groL gene encoding chaperonin GroEL (60 kDa chaperone family; promotes refolding of misfolded polypeptides especially under stressful conditions; forms two stacked rings of heptamers to form a barrel-shaped 14mer; ends can be capped by GroES; misfolded proteins enter the barrel where they are refolded when GroES binds) yields the protein MAKILVFDEEARRALERGVNAVANAVRVTLGPRGRNVVLEKKFGSPTITKDGVSVAKEIEIEDHLENIGAQLLKEVASKTNDVAGDGTTTATVLAQAIVREGLKNVAAGANPLSLKRGIDKAVEAAVEQIHKMAQPVEDRKAIEEVATISANDPEVGQLIADAMDKVGKEGIITVEESKGLETELEVVEGYQFDKGYLSPYFVNNPEAMEVQLEDPYILIVEKKVSNIRELLPVLEQVAQTGKPLMIIAEDVEGEALATLVVNKLRGTLNVAAVKAPGFGDRRKEMLKDIAAVTGGQVISEELGLKLENVTLSMLGQAELVRITKDETTIIGGKGKKDDIEARINQIKAELETTDSEYAREKLQERLAKLSGGVAVIRVGAATETELKERKHRFEDALSATRAAVEEGIVPGGGVTLLRITEAVDKVLAKLEGDEATGAKIVRRSLEEPTRQIAENAGFEGSVIVNEILQKKDVNYGFNAQSGEFGDMLKFGIVDPAKVTRSALQNAASIGSLVLTTEAVVAEKPEKKEAAPAGGGGMPDMDF from the coding sequence ATGGCAAAGATCCTGGTTTTTGACGAAGAGGCCCGTCGTGCCCTCGAGCGCGGCGTGAACGCGGTGGCCAACGCCGTGCGCGTGACCCTCGGCCCCCGGGGCCGCAACGTGGTGCTGGAGAAGAAGTTCGGCTCGCCGACGATCACCAAGGACGGCGTCAGCGTAGCCAAGGAGATCGAGATCGAGGACCACCTCGAGAACATCGGCGCCCAGCTGCTCAAGGAGGTGGCCTCCAAGACCAACGACGTCGCCGGTGACGGCACCACCACGGCCACCGTGCTGGCCCAGGCGATCGTGCGCGAGGGCCTGAAGAACGTGGCCGCCGGCGCCAACCCCCTGAGCCTCAAGCGCGGCATCGACAAGGCCGTGGAGGCCGCGGTCGAGCAGATCCACAAGATGGCCCAGCCGGTCGAGGACCGCAAGGCCATCGAGGAGGTGGCCACCATCTCGGCCAACGACCCCGAGGTGGGCCAGCTGATCGCCGACGCGATGGACAAGGTCGGCAAGGAAGGCATCATCACCGTCGAGGAGTCGAAGGGCCTGGAGACCGAGCTCGAGGTCGTCGAGGGCTACCAGTTCGACAAGGGCTACCTGAGCCCCTACTTCGTCAACAACCCCGAGGCGATGGAGGTGCAGCTCGAGGACCCCTACATCCTCATCGTCGAGAAGAAGGTCTCGAACATCCGCGAGCTGCTGCCCGTGCTCGAGCAGGTCGCCCAGACCGGCAAGCCGCTGATGATCATCGCCGAGGACGTCGAGGGCGAGGCCCTGGCCACCCTGGTGGTCAACAAGCTGCGCGGCACCCTCAACGTCGCCGCGGTCAAGGCGCCGGGCTTCGGTGACCGCCGCAAGGAGATGCTCAAGGACATCGCCGCGGTGACCGGCGGCCAGGTGATCAGCGAGGAGCTGGGCCTCAAGCTCGAGAACGTGACCCTCTCCATGCTGGGCCAGGCCGAGCTGGTGCGCATCACCAAGGACGAGACCACGATCATCGGCGGCAAGGGCAAGAAGGACGACATCGAGGCCCGCATCAACCAGATCAAGGCCGAGCTCGAGACCACCGACAGCGAGTACGCCCGCGAGAAGCTGCAGGAGCGCCTCGCCAAGCTCTCGGGCGGCGTCGCCGTGATCCGCGTGGGCGCGGCCACCGAGACCGAGCTCAAGGAGCGCAAGCACCGCTTCGAGGACGCCCTCTCGGCCACCCGCGCGGCCGTGGAGGAAGGCATCGTTCCCGGCGGCGGCGTGACCCTGCTGCGCATCACCGAGGCGGTGGACAAGGTGCTGGCTAAGCTCGAGGGCGACGAGGCCACCGGCGCCAAGATCGTGCGCCGCAGCCTGGAGGAGCCCACCCGCCAGATCGCCGAGAACGCCGGCTTCGAGGGCTCGGTGATCGTCAACGAGATCCTGCAGAAGAAGGACGTCAACTACGGCTTCAACGCCCAGAGCGGCGAGTTCGGCGACATGCTCAAGTTCGGCATCGTCGACCCCGCCAAGGTGACCCGCAGCGCCCTGCAGAACGCCGCTTCGATCGGCTCGCTGGTGCTGACCACCGAGGCCGTGGTGGCCGAGAAGCCCGAGAAGAAGGAAGCGGCCCCCGCGGGCGGCGGCGGCATGCCCGACATGGACTTCTAG
- the groES gene encoding co-chaperone GroES, whose amino-acid sequence MASEVKVMIKPLADRVVVEPIEEEVTTKGGIVLPDTAKEKPQRGKVIAVGSGKLLENGERVPLEVKEGDIVVFAKYGGTEIEIDGNEYIILSERDLLAVVEK is encoded by the coding sequence ATGGCATCGGAGGTCAAGGTAATGATCAAACCCCTAGCAGACCGGGTCGTGGTTGAACCCATCGAGGAAGAAGTGACCACCAAGGGCGGGATCGTGCTGCCCGACACCGCCAAGGAGAAGCCCCAGCGGGGTAAGGTGATCGCCGTGGGCAGCGGCAAGCTGCTCGAGAACGGCGAGCGCGTCCCCCTCGAGGTCAAGGAGGGCGACATCGTCGTCTTCGCCAAGTACGGCGGCACCGAGATCGAGATCGACGGCAACGAGTACATCATCCTGTCCGAGCGCGACCTGCTCGCGGTCGTCGAGAAGTAA
- a CDS encoding TrmH family RNA methyltransferase has translation MRITSARNPKVKAWSELKTRRGRLEQDRFLVEGAREAARALAAGIRPCAWLVWPERAGAEEAARLAGAPVYELSEAAMRRVSYRENPPALIGVFERPARRLADLPPDPRRVLVAVEIEKPGNLGAMLRSADASGADAVLVVGDAVDPENPNVIRASTGAVFALPLAVVDHAAARAWLQERGLQLVAAAPAAGRVYWEADLSGPTAFAVGAEDRGLPPDWLEAADLAVRIPMEGTVDSLNASVSAALLLYEGLRQQRRA, from the coding sequence GTGCGGATCACGAGCGCGCGTAACCCGAAGGTCAAAGCCTGGTCGGAGCTCAAGACCCGGCGGGGCCGGCTCGAGCAGGACCGCTTCCTGGTGGAGGGCGCACGCGAGGCGGCACGGGCGCTGGCGGCGGGGATCCGGCCGTGCGCCTGGCTCGTCTGGCCCGAGCGGGCGGGCGCGGAGGAAGCGGCGCGGCTCGCCGGGGCGCCGGTCTACGAGCTCTCGGAAGCGGCGATGCGGCGCGTCAGCTACCGCGAGAACCCGCCGGCGCTGATCGGCGTCTTCGAGCGTCCCGCCCGGCGGCTGGCCGACCTGCCGCCGGACCCGCGGCGGGTGCTGGTGGCGGTGGAGATCGAAAAACCCGGCAACCTGGGGGCGATGCTGCGCAGCGCCGACGCCAGCGGCGCGGACGCGGTGCTCGTCGTGGGGGACGCGGTGGATCCGGAGAACCCCAACGTGATCCGGGCCAGCACCGGGGCGGTCTTCGCGCTGCCGCTGGCGGTGGTGGACCACGCGGCCGCGCGCGCCTGGCTGCAAGAGCGCGGCCTGCAGCTCGTCGCCGCCGCGCCTGCGGCCGGGCGGGTCTACTGGGAGGCCGATCTTTCGGGCCCCACGGCCTTCGCGGTGGGGGCCGAGGACCGGGGGCTGCCCCCCGACTGGCTCGAGGCCGCGGACCTCGCCGTGCGCATCCCCATGGAAGGCACGGTCGACAGCCTGAACGCCTCGGTCAGCGCGGCGCTGCTGCTCTACGAGGGGCTGCGCCAGCAGCGGCGGGCTTGA
- the glgC gene encoding glucose-1-phosphate adenylyltransferase, with amino-acid sequence MPPAKRLRVLGMILAGGQGSRLYPLTAKRSKPAVPFGAKYRIIDFVLNNFMNSGIYSVYVLIQYKAQSLTEHIQRYWRFGAFLDDHFIILVPAQMYRYEELGPVWYRGTADAIYQNLHLIDNNDPEVVAVFGGDHIYKMNIRHMVDFHQDVAADVTIAAYTVPIEEASRFGVIQVDEQWRIVDFQEKPEHPKPIPGRPGEALVSMGNYLFDKEPLVELLERDGVDPESSHDFGKDVLPAALAGGLRLFAYDFQSNPIPGAEGANTYWRDVGTLDSYFEANMDLVAVLPQFDLFNPEWPLRTANLFSPPAKFVHETGERVGQAFNSLLAGGVIVSGGTVRESVLFRRVRVNSYSLVENAVLFDDVEVGRHAKIKNAVIDKNVRVPEGVEIGYDLETDRDRGFTVTPGGVVVVPKGYRFDL; translated from the coding sequence ATGCCGCCTGCCAAACGTTTGCGCGTACTGGGGATGATCCTCGCCGGGGGCCAGGGGAGCCGGCTCTACCCGCTGACCGCCAAGCGCTCGAAGCCCGCGGTGCCCTTCGGGGCCAAGTACCGGATCATCGACTTCGTGCTCAACAACTTCATGAACTCGGGCATCTACTCGGTCTACGTGCTCATCCAGTACAAGGCGCAGTCGCTGACCGAGCACATCCAGCGCTACTGGCGCTTCGGCGCGTTTCTGGACGACCACTTCATCATCCTCGTGCCCGCGCAGATGTACCGCTACGAGGAGTTGGGGCCCGTCTGGTACCGCGGCACCGCCGACGCCATCTACCAGAACCTGCACCTCATCGACAACAACGACCCCGAAGTGGTGGCCGTCTTCGGCGGCGACCACATCTACAAGATGAACATCCGCCACATGGTCGACTTTCACCAGGACGTGGCCGCCGACGTGACGATCGCCGCCTACACCGTGCCCATCGAGGAGGCGAGCCGTTTCGGGGTCATCCAGGTGGACGAGCAGTGGCGCATCGTGGACTTTCAGGAGAAGCCGGAGCACCCCAAGCCCATTCCCGGCCGCCCCGGCGAGGCGCTGGTCTCGATGGGCAACTACCTGTTCGACAAGGAGCCGCTGGTCGAGCTGCTCGAGCGGGACGGTGTGGACCCCGAGTCGTCCCACGACTTCGGCAAGGACGTGCTACCCGCGGCGCTGGCGGGAGGGCTGCGGCTGTTCGCCTACGACTTCCAGAGCAACCCCATCCCCGGCGCCGAAGGCGCCAACACCTACTGGCGCGACGTGGGCACCCTCGACTCCTACTTCGAGGCCAACATGGACCTGGTCGCGGTGCTGCCGCAGTTCGACCTCTTCAACCCCGAGTGGCCCCTGCGCACGGCCAACCTCTTCAGCCCCCCGGCCAAGTTCGTGCACGAGACCGGCGAGCGGGTGGGGCAGGCCTTCAACAGCCTGCTCGCCGGCGGCGTGATCGTGAGCGGGGGGACGGTGCGCGAGTCCGTGCTCTTCCGCCGGGTGCGCGTCAACTCGTACAGCCTGGTGGAGAACGCGGTCCTCTTCGACGACGTCGAGGTGGGGCGCCACGCCAAGATCAAGAATGCGGTGATCGACAAGAACGTACGGGTACCCGAGGGCGTCGAGATCGGGTACGATTTGGAAACCGACCGCGACCGCGGCTTTACCGTGACCCCCGGCGGTGTGGTGGTGGTACCCAAGGGGTACCGGTTCGACCTATGA
- a CDS encoding SagB/ThcOx family dehydrogenase, whose translation MKKKDFGHAFLAYTRLSPGQALPGNGQRVPTAKVYASPLETVDLPEARKSGGPQTWRLMAQLQAQTPELELTLTPGDLAQMLLPLSDRDGRRGYLSSAGAYPVEAYLVVRRVQDTFPGVYHYAVKAHQLEQIAPCPDWAAWEAALADAEGAGLAGVYLVLTAVPARSVARLGPRGYRQALLEAGKAAHAAFTAAVALGLAAREAEWFYDESVAQVLGLPEGEYPVAVVIVGR comes from the coding sequence ATGAAGAAGAAAGACTTCGGACACGCGTTTCTCGCCTACACCCGGCTGAGTCCCGGGCAGGCGCTGCCGGGGAACGGGCAGCGGGTGCCCACGGCCAAGGTGTACGCCAGCCCGCTCGAGACCGTGGACCTGCCGGAGGCGCGCAAGAGCGGGGGGCCCCAGACCTGGCGGCTGATGGCGCAGCTGCAGGCACAGACGCCGGAGCTGGAACTGACGCTCACCCCCGGCGACCTGGCGCAGATGCTGCTGCCGCTGTCGGACCGCGACGGGCGGCGGGGTTACCTCTCGAGCGCCGGGGCCTACCCGGTCGAGGCCTACCTGGTGGTGCGGCGGGTGCAGGACACCTTCCCGGGCGTCTACCACTACGCGGTCAAGGCCCACCAGCTCGAGCAGATCGCCCCCTGCCCCGACTGGGCGGCCTGGGAGGCGGCCCTCGCCGACGCCGAGGGTGCCGGGCTTGCCGGCGTCTACCTGGTCCTCACCGCGGTGCCGGCGCGCAGCGTGGCGCGGCTGGGGCCGCGCGGCTACCGACAGGCCCTGCTGGAGGCGGGCAAGGCCGCGCACGCCGCCTTCACCGCGGCGGTGGCGCTGGGCCTCGCGGCCCGCGAGGCGGAGTGGTTCTACGACGAAAGCGTGGCCCAGGTGCTGGGGCTGCCCGAGGGCGAGTACCCGGTCGCGGTGGTCATCGTCGGACGCTGA
- a CDS encoding gamma-glutamylcyclotransferase family protein, giving the protein MEVAGVFAYGSLLPGERYHAVARRAGLLRRTPARLEGHRLYALPAGYPAAVPGAGAVEGELFEFRDLEAALRVLDRFEAADGLYRRVVVRVKTPAGVRRAWAYLAEAAAVARRGGVPWPSGRWRGRRA; this is encoded by the coding sequence ATGGAGGTCGCGGGCGTCTTCGCCTACGGCAGCCTGCTGCCGGGCGAGCGCTACCACGCGGTCGCCCGGCGCGCGGGTCTGCTGCGCCGCACCCCCGCCCGGCTCGAGGGGCACCGGCTCTACGCGCTGCCCGCCGGCTACCCGGCGGCGGTGCCGGGGGCGGGCGCGGTGGAAGGGGAGCTGTTCGAGTTTCGCGACCTCGAGGCGGCGCTGCGCGTCCTCGACCGCTTCGAGGCCGCGGACGGGCTCTACCGCCGGGTGGTGGTGCGCGTAAAAACGCCCGCCGGCGTGCGGCGGGCGTGGGCCTACCTGGCGGAGGCCGCGGCGGTGGCGCGCCGCGGCGGGGTGCCGTGGCCTAGCGGGCGCTGGCGGGGACGGCGCGCCTGA
- a CDS encoding helix-turn-helix domain-containing protein has translation MKLAERFRELRKERGWRLKDVAEATGLSIPYLSDLERDRTNPSLETLRTLAEAYGMSVHDLMAPVDFYGERTPASLPRGLAELLEDPVLGAEITPDWVETLSRIELRGRRPENKRDWYEIYLHLRRVLEG, from the coding sequence ATGAAGCTGGCCGAGCGGTTTCGTGAGTTGCGCAAGGAGCGGGGCTGGCGGCTGAAGGACGTGGCCGAGGCCACGGGCCTCTCGATCCCCTACCTCTCCGACCTGGAGCGCGACCGCACCAACCCCAGCCTGGAGACGCTGCGCACCCTCGCCGAGGCCTACGGGATGAGCGTGCACGACCTGATGGCCCCCGTCGACTTCTACGGCGAGCGCACGCCCGCCTCGCTGCCCCGGGGGCTGGCCGAGCTGCTCGAGGACCCGGTGCTGGGCGCGGAGATCACCCCCGACTGGGTGGAGACCCTCTCGCGCATCGAGCTGCGCGGCCGGCGGCCCGAGAACAAGCGCGACTGGTACGAGATCTACCTGCACCTGAGGCGCGTGCTCGAGGGCTAG
- a CDS encoding ImmA/IrrE family metallo-endopeptidase, with protein MTAAETRRLRAALEARVLERAAAFRERHAPLTPDRMAAGIGFRWRVAAIAGRDGLLDAASGTILVAEGQSPRRQRFTLAHEVMHRLIEEDGELLSDLHEAYEGAALERALERLCNLGAAEMLLPRAEVARALAASGPNPRLLWELADRFGVSEPAAAVAVVGALGPGSLAAVFGGRPPAVYFAFGAGAPARGAVLPEDHPLAAVLTTGLPQRGALELPGGARAERAWARPWRGRVYLLATGVEAAGG; from the coding sequence GTGACGGCGGCGGAGACGCGGCGGCTGCGCGCGGCGCTGGAGGCGCGGGTGCTCGAGCGGGCGGCGGCCTTTCGTGAGCGGCACGCGCCGCTCACCCCCGACCGCATGGCCGCGGGCATCGGGTTCCGCTGGCGGGTCGCGGCGATCGCCGGGCGTGACGGCCTGCTCGACGCCGCGAGCGGCACGATCCTCGTCGCCGAGGGGCAGAGCCCCCGGCGCCAGCGGTTCACCCTGGCCCACGAGGTGATGCACCGGCTCATCGAAGAAGACGGCGAGCTGCTCTCCGACCTGCACGAGGCCTACGAGGGGGCGGCGCTGGAGCGGGCGCTGGAGCGGCTTTGCAACCTGGGGGCGGCGGAGATGCTGCTGCCGCGCGCCGAGGTGGCGCGGGCGCTGGCGGCCTCCGGCCCCAACCCCCGGCTCTTGTGGGAGCTGGCGGACCGCTTCGGCGTCAGCGAGCCGGCGGCCGCGGTGGCCGTGGTGGGGGCGCTGGGTCCGGGGTCGCTGGCGGCGGTCTTCGGCGGGCGTCCGCCCGCCGTCTACTTCGCCTTCGGCGCGGGCGCGCCCGCGCGGGGTGCGGTGCTGCCGGAGGACCACCCGCTCGCCGCGGTGCTGACCACCGGGCTGCCCCAGCGGGGGGCGCTCGAGCTGCCCGGCGGAGCGCGGGCCGAGCGGGCCTGGGCGCGGCCCTGGCGCGGCCGCGTCTACCTGCTGGCCACCGGGGTGGAGGCCGCGGGTGGCTGA
- a CDS encoding CDP-alcohol phosphatidyltransferase family protein, with translation MAEAPRLVDGLKPRPAEEVLNRLVFRPLGHGVVRLLWRTPLRPELLVLAHGLLGLLAAGMVASGRDLAAALLLQLVTVLDNADGQLARARRQVSLLGRYLDSEVDLLVHAALFVALYLRTGDAFGAIFGFAALTLVLSLDYNLAALAAGEAGPDAAPRPGLEAVLARVYAAVFGWQDRAIRAAERALQRRLGVSDAAWWPRPFLAFFANLGRTTQFAVLGLLLALGRPGAYLGFLQLTVLALLLVYAVRIWHAIRSPR, from the coding sequence GTGGCTGAGGCGCCGCGCCTGGTCGACGGTCTCAAGCCCCGGCCCGCGGAGGAGGTGCTGAACCGGCTCGTCTTCCGCCCGCTGGGGCACGGGGTGGTGCGGCTGCTCTGGCGCACGCCGCTGCGCCCCGAGCTGCTGGTGCTGGCCCACGGCCTGCTGGGGCTCTTGGCCGCGGGGATGGTCGCCTCCGGGCGCGACCTCGCCGCCGCCCTGCTTTTGCAGCTCGTCACCGTGCTCGACAACGCCGACGGGCAGCTGGCGCGGGCGCGGCGGCAGGTCAGCCTGCTGGGCCGCTACCTCGACAGCGAGGTGGACCTGCTCGTGCACGCGGCCCTCTTCGTTGCGCTCTACCTGCGCACCGGGGACGCGTTCGGGGCGATCTTCGGCTTCGCGGCGCTGACGCTGGTGCTCTCGCTCGACTACAACCTCGCGGCGCTCGCCGCCGGCGAGGCCGGTCCGGACGCGGCGCCGCGTCCGGGGCTGGAAGCGGTCCTGGCGCGCGTCTACGCCGCGGTCTTCGGCTGGCAGGACCGGGCGATCCGCGCCGCCGAGCGCGCCCTCCAGCGGCGGCTGGGGGTGAGCGACGCGGCCTGGTGGCCGCGGCCCTTTCTGGCCTTCTTCGCCAACCTGGGCCGGACGACCCAGTTCGCGGTTCTGGGGTTGCTGCTGGCGCTGGGGCGGCCCGGGGCCTACCTGGGGTTTCTGCAGCTCACGGTCTTGGCGCTGCTCCTGGTCTATGCTGTTCGCATATGGCACGCTATCCGATCCCCACGGTAG
- a CDS encoding NUDIX domain-containing protein, with translation MARYPIPTVGALVRGPSGRVLLVRTTKWKGLWGVPGGKVDWGERLEDALLREFREEVGLALENVEWGLFQEAIFPPDFYKPMHFLLFNYFAESPTETVTPNEEIAEWAWVPPRAALDYPLNRYTTPLVARYLEVKGG, from the coding sequence ATGGCACGCTATCCGATCCCCACGGTAGGCGCGCTGGTGCGCGGCCCGAGCGGGCGCGTGCTGCTGGTGCGCACCACCAAGTGGAAGGGGCTTTGGGGCGTTCCCGGGGGCAAGGTGGACTGGGGCGAGCGGCTCGAAGACGCGCTCTTGCGCGAGTTTCGCGAGGAGGTGGGGCTCGCGCTCGAGAACGTGGAGTGGGGGCTCTTCCAGGAGGCCATATTTCCGCCCGACTTCTACAAGCCCATGCACTTCCTGCTCTTCAACTACTTCGCCGAGAGCCCGACCGAGACGGTCACCCCCAACGAGGAGATCGCCGAGTGGGCCTGGGTGCCGCCCCGGGCGGCGCTCGACTACCCCCTCAACCGCTACACCACGCCCCTGGTCGCGCGCTACCTGGAGGTGAAGGGTGGCTAG
- the tmpR gene encoding bifunctional dihydropteridine reductase/dihydrofolate reductase TmpR yields MARAALVTGAARGIGRAVALGLAARGFDVAVHYRTSREDARETARRVRRLGRRSLLVRGDLTDPEAARAVVERATRGLGGLAALVNNVGDYLYKPVEEVSPAEWRAVLDSNLNTAFYVTQAALPHLRAGGWGRVVFLGYAGAGQNVAKPHLTPYFVAKTGVVLYAKALAARLAPHGVTVNVVAPGVAENSVTQPLREIPMGRVAYLEELVDAVGYFVSESADYVTGQVLEVAGGWNL; encoded by the coding sequence GTGGCTAGGGCGGCGCTGGTGACGGGCGCGGCGCGCGGCATCGGCCGCGCGGTGGCGCTGGGCCTGGCCGCGCGCGGCTTCGACGTGGCCGTCCACTACCGCACGAGCCGCGAGGACGCGCGCGAAACCGCGCGCAGGGTTCGGCGGCTGGGGCGGCGGTCGCTGCTGGTGCGGGGCGACCTCACCGACCCCGAGGCGGCGCGGGCGGTGGTGGAGCGCGCGACCCGCGGTCTGGGCGGACTCGCCGCCCTGGTCAACAACGTGGGCGACTACCTCTACAAGCCGGTCGAGGAGGTGAGCCCCGCCGAGTGGCGCGCGGTCCTCGACTCGAACCTGAACACCGCCTTCTACGTCACCCAGGCGGCGCTGCCCCACCTGCGCGCGGGCGGCTGGGGGCGCGTCGTCTTCCTCGGCTACGCGGGGGCGGGCCAGAACGTGGCCAAGCCCCACCTCACCCCTTACTTCGTGGCCAAGACCGGCGTCGTCCTTTACGCCAAGGCGCTGGCGGCGCGGCTGGCACCCCACGGGGTGACCGTCAACGTGGTGGCCCCGGGGGTGGCCGAGAACTCGGTGACCCAGCCGTTGCGGGAGATCCCCATGGGTCGCGTGGCCTACCTGGAGGAGCTGGTGGACGCGGTAGGGTATTTCGTCAGCGAGTCGGCCGACTACGTGACCGGCCAGGTGCTCGAGGTCGCGGGCGGCTGGAACCTGTGA
- the folE gene encoding GTP cyclohydrolase I FolE has product MKKRIELEDTGMTFETAYDLEAMSRLARSWLEQIGEDPDREGLVDTPGRVARAWAFLTRGYQQSLEEVINGAIFEAEGSEMVVVKGIEFYSMCEHHLLPFFGQVHIGYIPGGKILGLSKFARLVDMYARRLQLQERLATQIAGALMQVLEPRGVGVVVEGAHLCMMMRGVEKQHSTTVTSAMRGVFQEDLKTREEFLALLRSQP; this is encoded by the coding sequence ATGAAGAAACGCATCGAACTGGAAGACACGGGCATGACCTTCGAGACGGCCTACGACCTCGAGGCGATGAGCCGGCTGGCGCGCAGCTGGCTCGAGCAGATCGGCGAGGATCCCGACCGCGAGGGGCTGGTGGACACCCCGGGCCGGGTGGCCCGTGCCTGGGCCTTTCTTACCCGCGGCTACCAGCAGAGCCTCGAGGAGGTCATCAACGGCGCGATCTTCGAGGCCGAGGGTTCGGAGATGGTGGTGGTGAAGGGGATCGAGTTCTACTCGATGTGCGAGCACCACCTGCTGCCCTTCTTCGGCCAGGTACACATCGGCTACATCCCAGGCGGCAAGATCCTGGGGCTTTCCAAGTTCGCGCGGCTGGTGGACATGTACGCCCGGCGCCTGCAGCTGCAGGAGCGGCTGGCCACCCAGATCGCGGGGGCGCTCATGCAGGTGCTCGAGCCCCGCGGCGTGGGGGTCGTCGTCGAGGGGGCGCACCTGTGCATGATGATGCGCGGCGTGGAGAAGCAGCACTCCACCACCGTCACCTCGGCGATGCGCGGCGTCTTCCAGGAAGACCTCAAGACCCGCGAAGAGTTCCTGGCGTTGCTGCGCTCGCAGCCCTAG
- a CDS encoding fimbrial biogenesis chaperone, whose protein sequence is MRKRAIVPLLTALAACIALPARAQTAVAIDPPAAIYAARPGEEKSASILIANPGAEPARVRVSLGDWMYQPDGQPVYLDPGSLPESASPWITFSPAEFMLAGHEKKIVRYTIKVPEDAAAGTHWSVLFLQGEDPNAQPGANIATFKIRVAHTIYVNVPPIEWDGQILGIVAVPPDEPDQPIAIGIQYANTGNGAYAVTGRLEVRDAGGNVVGEAEIDRTVVLPGATRVLRANFFGPIKKGDYVILAVLNYGSETVDVAGQTVVSLPFDLVKPAPAAQSEPESQQGSP, encoded by the coding sequence ATGCGCAAACGGGCGATCGTACCGCTGCTCACTGCTCTCGCCGCCTGCATCGCCCTCCCCGCCCGGGCGCAGACCGCGGTGGCCATCGATCCGCCGGCCGCGATCTACGCCGCCCGGCCCGGGGAGGAAAAGTCCGCCAGCATCCTGATCGCCAACCCCGGCGCCGAACCGGCGCGGGTGCGGGTCTCGTTGGGCGACTGGATGTACCAGCCCGACGGCCAGCCCGTCTACCTGGACCCCGGCAGCCTGCCCGAAAGCGCGAGCCCCTGGATCACCTTTTCGCCCGCCGAGTTCATGCTTGCGGGCCACGAAAAGAAAATCGTCCGCTACACCATCAAGGTACCCGAGGACGCCGCGGCGGGCACCCACTGGAGCGTGCTCTTCCTCCAGGGAGAAGACCCCAACGCCCAGCCCGGCGCCAACATCGCCACCTTCAAGATCCGGGTGGCCCACACGATCTATGTCAACGTGCCCCCCATCGAGTGGGACGGCCAGATTCTGGGCATCGTCGCGGTGCCGCCCGACGAACCCGACCAGCCGATCGCCATCGGCATTCAATACGCCAACACCGGCAACGGCGCCTACGCGGTGACGGGCCGGCTCGAGGTGCGCGACGCCGGCGGCAACGTCGTGGGCGAGGCCGAGATCGACCGTACCGTCGTGCTGCCCGGGGCGACCCGGGTGCTGCGCGCCAATTTTTTCGGACCCATCAAAAAAGGAGACTACGTTATCCTCGCGGTGCTCAACTACGGCAGCGAAACCGTGGACGTTGCGGGGCAGACGGTGGTAAGCCTTCCCTTCGACCTGGTCAAACCGGCTCCGGCCGCGCAGTCGGAACCCGAGTCGCAACAGGGTTCCCCCTGA